The Sphingomonas alpina genome has a segment encoding these proteins:
- the trmB gene encoding tRNA (guanine(46)-N(7))-methyltransferase TrmB produces the protein MNDPASIRRLYGRRQGHKLRLGQAALVEDTLAALSVPETGPIDATTLFGKDRPLAFEIGFGAGEHLAAQAEANPVMGFIGCEPFLNGVVGALGHIRDRALDNVRLHMGDALEVLERLPDESLDRLFLLHPDPWRKARHAKRRMVNHGPLDLIAAKLKPGAEFRLGTDDPTYCRWAMMVMSTRRDFDWQAEHPRDFLERPADWPETRYERKARRQGHEVWYFRYRRL, from the coding sequence ATGAATGACCCCGCTTCAATCCGCCGTCTTTATGGCCGCCGCCAGGGTCACAAGCTGCGCCTCGGGCAAGCCGCGCTGGTCGAAGACACGCTTGCCGCACTGAGCGTGCCGGAAACCGGGCCGATCGATGCGACCACCTTGTTCGGCAAGGATCGTCCTCTCGCCTTCGAGATCGGCTTCGGCGCCGGCGAGCATCTTGCCGCACAGGCCGAGGCGAACCCGGTGATGGGATTTATCGGCTGCGAGCCTTTCCTCAACGGCGTGGTCGGCGCGCTCGGCCATATCCGCGACCGCGCACTGGACAATGTCCGGCTGCATATGGGAGACGCGCTGGAGGTGCTCGAACGGCTCCCCGATGAAAGCCTCGACCGCCTGTTCCTCCTTCATCCCGATCCGTGGCGCAAGGCGCGGCACGCCAAGCGACGCATGGTCAATCACGGCCCGCTCGACCTGATCGCCGCCAAGCTCAAGCCCGGCGCCGAGTTCCGCCTGGGCACCGACGACCCGACCTATTGCCGCTGGGCGATGATGGTGATGAGCACGCGCCGCGACTTCGACTGGCAGGCGGAGCATCCGCGCGATTTCCTCGAACGGCCCGCCGACTGGCCTGAGACCCGCTATGAGCGCAAGGCACGCCGGCAAGGGCACGAGGTCTGGTATTTCCGCTACCGCCGCCTTTAG